ACGCAATTGCGTCATGTCAACGTTGCCAAGTTCTTCCGCTTTGGTTTGCACGCGTGCGAGCAGATCCTCAAAAGAAACGGCGAGCGGGAATTGTTCTCCCAAAAAGTCAGTCACAGTGATCATCAGCGGATCTGAGGTGTTCAGACCTTGATTCGTCTGCAAATTGCGGAACGACACCGTATTTTCGGGGAAGTTTTTGTCCGGGTCTTTTTCAATACGTCGCATCGGCGAACTGATCCAGGAGCCGTTCAGCGTATTCTCGTTCAGCGCCCGATCGATCTTGGTTCCCTTGGCGCAAAGAATCGTCTGGCGGAACATCCGATTGCGGACGAAGTCGGCGTATTGCTCGCGCTGGATAATATCAGGCGCGATGCGCTCTAGCGTTTGCGCCACATCTTTAGCGAAGTTGCCGGTCCACATGGTGGCGATATGCGATTCGGCCAAATATTGCAGATCGTGCTTGTTGGCCTGCTCGATGAACTGATGGAAATAGAACTGATAGTTGTTCATTTCCAGATGATCGTGGTACAGGTAGTTGTCAGTCTGATTCTTCAGCAGGCTCAGTTCGGAATGAATCATTTTGCCGTACGCGCCGGTTTCCGCCGAAACGCTGCTGGCGAGAAATTCTAACAGCGCTCGAGCCTGCTGGACCTTCTTCTTTGGATCCGACAAGTTGCGAACATGATAGCTCATCATGTCGCGGATTGCTCCGCGTAGTCGCCAGCCTGGCAACGTGTTGTAGCTCACCAACGCGACCCCTTGCGGGTTCAAATGGTCGCGGCAGACGGCGAGAATTTTGTCTTGCACTTCAGGCGGAACCCAAGAGAAAACGCCGTGGCAAATGATGTAGTCAAATTTGCCCAGCGACGAGTCAATATCCATGACGTCGAGATGCTTCAGTTCGATATTCGTCAGCCCGAGCTTCTCGACGCTCGACAGGGCCGATTCGATATGCCGCTGCGACAAATCGATGCCGACAAACTGACTCTCAGGGAGAGTTTCGGCCATGGGAATGATGTTGCCGCCGCCGGCGCAGCCGATCTCCAGCACGCGACAGCGATTGATTTCGGCAGGCGACATGCCAAACATTCGGCTGATCGCATGCAGTCGCTCGGGGTGCGTTTGTCGAAAGGGATGACTCGGATAGGGAACGATGTCGTAGCTGTATTTCGAAGCGTCGAGACTTTCGTTGCTTTCGTTCGTCTGCATGTTTTCGGCCGTCATCAGTAAGATTGACTCCAAGAGCTGGCGATAGAAAAGGGGGGCTACAGGTCCCTCCATTTTCTCGTGCAGCCCCTCGGTTGTCTGCGGAAAACCGTCCAAAACAGGCAGGTTCGCGGCGATCAAATCACGGAATAGGCGAAATACGCCGATTGTAACGCCTTGCGATACCGACTTACCCGTTCAATCGCCAAATTGCGAAATTCAGACAAGCAGCGTAACTGACCCAAAGGAGATAAGGGGCCAGTAAGCAGGCGCCCGCAAGCGATTGTTGCGCAAACCCATAAATGGTCACGCCGAGCATCAGCCAGAGCAACACGATGTCGATCAACCCAAGCAGCGGGCTTTCTAAGCCAAAAAACAGAGGGGACCAGATTGCATTCAGGGTTAACTGAATCCCAAACAGCAGCAGCGCTGGCCAAGCTGCCGACCAAGGCCGCTGCCGCCAAACTAGCCATGCAGAGATCCCCATCAGGACATACAGCGTGGTCCAGACCGGCCCAAAGATCCAACTGGGTGGAGTCCAGCTCGGTTTGTGGATACCAGCGTACCAAGTGGGGATTTGCGGCGTGGTAAACAGGGCTCCGACGATACCGATCGCGAGGCAGAGGACAACCGCGGCGAGCAGCGCCAGTATCTGAACCAGCATAGAGCGCGAAGGAGCGGAATCGATGGAGTCAGTCAAGTTGCTGATCGCCTTGCAGAAGCATCTGTCCTTAAAGATCAAGCGGTTGGCCCGGTGATTCTGGCCGTGGAGGCGGAGGCGCCGACGACCCACGTAATGAAGGGGGAGCCGAAGGAGGCGGGGGCGGGTCTTCTTCCGTTAATTCTGGTAGCGGTGGGCCATTATCGATCACGCCGCCGAGTCCTTGTCGCAGGCGATCAAAGAGCCCCCCCAGGGGACGCTGCAAATCGGGAGTTTCGATCGGCGCAGGTGGTTGTGTTCGCAAGCGATCCAGCGTACCGCCAGGGACGCCTGCGCGCATCTTTTGCAGCAGGCCTGTCGCGGCGCTCAGGACCTGATCGATCGGGATCTCGCCCCCGTCGCCGGCGCCCAAAAAGGTTTCGGTCAACTGATTGAAAGTATCGTCGAGTCCCACTTGCGGCTGTTGCAGCGTGCCGGTGATCCGGAGGCGAATCGTTTTTCCTTGGAAGGAACGTAGCAGCGGCATCGTCTCGTCAATCGAATCGCCAACGGGGATGGGAATAATGCAGAGGATGTCGAGGGTATCGTCAAGTCCGACCGATCCGCTGGTTTGCACGCGGCAATGGGGGAGGCCAATCTCGAGCCCTTCGTGATAGACGCGACCGTCGGCCAACTTGAACTTCACCTCGCAGTTGCTGGCGATCTGTACTGACGGCGCCATTTGCAGCGCATCGGTAATCGATTTTAGGATCGGACCGCTGACGAGGGAGGCCTCGTGGATTTCCAAGGTTCCGTGACCTGTGCCTTGTTTCGGATTGTCGAGCGGAAACTCCCACTCTTCAAATCGAAGCGACGCGTTGCCGTTGACGTTGGTCACGCCGTGCATGATCGGAACGGCGTACTTCAGCAGGTCGTCGCACATTTCTTCGGTCAGCTGGAAGTGGTCCATCGCTTGAATGTGATCAAAGCGGAGTAGGGGCCCTTGCTGTGAAGTCGCCGGCGTCAGGTGGCCGGATAACTCAAAATGCTCGATCTTCCAGGCAGCGCCGCCGGGGCGCTGCGCCGAGAGGGTCGCATCTCGAATGTTGACCGAGATTTGACGATTGAGCGCCTCGGTCAGTTTGCTTGGATCCAGCGGCGTCGGTTCGTTGGCGATCGAATCTATCAGGCTGTTCTCTTGCTCTTGAATCACGAAGTGCAGATCAGGCTGGATGATTTCGAGATTTCCCAACTGACGCGGATTGACGATCAGCTGCCAAAAGTAGACGTCATTGCTCATCTGCGGCACAGAGACGTTAAATTTCTGTTCGCGCTGCCGGATCTGCAGCCCTTCGATCTGGGTGATCGTCAACCAGCCGAGCGAAACGCGGTCGACAAAAACTTCAACTTCGGTCGCCGCCAACACGGCGCTAAGTCCGCTTTGCGTCAGCGGACGATACGAGGCCAACGTCGGCAAGAACGCGACAAACAGCAGCAGCAACGCAAGAGCACTGCAAATCCAGAGGCGCCAGCGGCGTTTTTTCAAAGGAGCTGCGGTCATCGGCTTCGACCTTCGAACCAGGGAAAGCAAGCGTTAAGCTTTGCTATTTTAACGGCCAATAGGACGATTGCGAAAACTTTAACGGCCGTAAACGGCCAAGTACGAAAAAAAAAGAGCGGTCGCTGGGACCGCTCTTTCGATGGATCGTATTTCTGCCGGTCGCTTACGCCAGGCATTTGTCGAGCGCTGCGATCGCGGCGTCGTAGTCCGGCTCTTGCGTCGCTTCCGAGACCACTTCGGCATAGGTGACGTTGCCGTCGGCGTCGAGGACGAAGGCGCCGCGAGCCAGCAACATCAGCTCTTCGATCAGCATGCCCCAGTTGTTGCCGAAGCTGCGAGTTTGGTAATCCGAGGCTTTTTGGATGTTTTCAATGCCTTCGGCGCCGCAGAAGCGATTCAGCGCGAACGGCAAGTCGAGACTAACCGTCAGCGCGTTGATCTTATCGCCGTAGCTGCCCAGCTTCTCGTTAAACTTGCGCGTCTGCGTGGCGCAAACGCTGGTGTCGACCGATGGGATTACGCTCAGAATGGTCGGCTTGCCTTTGACGTCGGCCAGCGTGGTCGTCGTCAGGCCTTCGGGACCAAAGCTATGCAGGGTGAAGTCGGGAGCCGGCTTGCCGACTTCCACCGCTTCGCCGGCTAAGGTCATCGGGTTTCCTTTGAACGTGATAGCGCCGTGTCGCGACATGGGAGGTTCTCCTGAGCTGTGTATGCGTGCGAGGGGGTTGAATGCTGCTCGCATTGTCACGCGCTGTGCCCGAAGGAAAAAGGGGGCGCACTTGCTGAGCGGTGAAACTTCTTGGGGCAAGAAATGCAGATGCCCGCGGGTGGAGACCACGGGCGTCTGCAAGTCGTAGGTAACGCGAGATTTGGTGTTAGACCCAATTCACTTCGAGCTGGTTCTCGATCTGATCGACCCCTGCCTGGCGAAGGGCCTCTTGGGCCATTTGCTTGTGGAAAAAGGAGGCGACGCTTCCTTTCAGCACGATGCGGTCTTGCTCTTGTTCAAAACGGAGCGTACGTCCGGCGAAATGAGGATTGCTGGCGAGTGCGCGCTCGACGTTGGCGGAATAATCAGCTTGGTTCATGGAGTTGCTCTTACTGGGATAAGCGGGGGAAGAACGTCGCGGTGGGGCTGACCAGTAATAGCTATCGACTTGCTAGCGGAGCGAATTGAGCCCGGTATCCGCGATCGAACGCCGATTTGTGCGAAGCTGCGCCGATCGTAACGATGGCGCCGCTTACGGCGGCAAATCCTGGGGGGAAAGCGATTCCGATCAGCGACTACCCCAGCATCTTTTTCCCAAAGGCTTTCGCAGCGGTGACGGCGTCGGCGATTTTGGCGGGGTCTTTGCCGCCGGCTTGGGCCATGTCGGCGCGTCCGCCGCCGGAGCCGCCGACGATGGTGGAGACGGTTTTGACCCACTCGCCTGCTTTGCCGCCTGACTTGACGACGTCTTGGCTGAGGCCGGCGACCATCATCACTTTGTCTTCCCCTTGGCCGGCGATCAGCAGCACCGCACAGGGCGCCGCCTTCTTCCGCAATTGGTCGATCAGTTGACGCATCACGTTCGGGTTGGCGCCGGGGGCCTCGGCGACGATCAACTTCACGTCGCCGATCAACTCGGCTTGGGCGAGCAAATCGTCGGCCGTCAGCACGCCGATTTCCGCGCGAGCGACAATCTCTTTCTTCAGCGAATCGATGTCGGACAGCAGCGCCGCGATCCGCGCCGGAGCGTCAAACATGCCGACGTTGATCATGCGGGCTGTTTCTTTCAGCGTCTCTTTTTGCACGGCGTAAGTCGGCTGCGCCGCTTTCGCGTGCTCGACGGCAAGGGGAAGGTCTTCGGGCGGTTTGCCGCTGCCGCTGGCCGCTTTTTTCAGATCGCGTACGTACTGCATCAACTGTTTCACGGCCGCCGGTACGTCGAGCGTAGCAACGCCGAGCGACTTGGCGATATCGCCCAGCGAAGCGGCGACTTGCTGGCGATATTCCTTCGCTTTGGCGCCGGTCAGCGCGACGATGCGCCGTACGCCGGCCGAAGGACCTTCTTCGCTGACCACCTCGAACATGCCGACATCGCCGGTGTTGGTCAGGTGAGTTCCGCCGCAAAGTTCGCGGCTGAACGTTCCCATCGAAACCAGGCGAACTGGATCGGGATACTTTTCGCCGAACAGCATCATCGCGCCCAACTCACGCGCCTGCGCCAACGGAACGGTTTCCCATTTCACCTTCTCGCTGGCCGCGACCCGTTCGTTGACGTCTTCTTCGATCGCCGCCAACTGCTCTGGCGTGACCGCCGCCAGGTTGGTGAAGTCAAAACGCAGCCAATCTTCGTCGACTTTGGAGCCTTGCTGTTGAGCATGAGCGCCCAGGTTTTTTTGCAGCGCGTAGTGCAAAATGTGCGTCGCCGAGTGAGCCCGCTGAATGCCGATCCGACGTTCGCCGACGATCGCTTTGGCGTCGGTGTTGCTGCTGATCTTGCCGCTGGTCAAATAGCCGTGATGCAAAAAGAGATCACTATCTTTTTGCGTGTCGGTCACGAGAAAGCGGAAGTCGGCGCCGACGATCTCGCCGCTGTCCCCTACCTGACCGCCCGACTCGCCGTAGAAGGGAGTGGAGTCGGTCACGACGATCAGCGGATGTTCTTCACCGGTCTGGTCATAGTCGTCAAACAACTTCGACGTGCCGTCGGCGTCGTTCGCAACGATCCCTTTGACCGTCACATCGGCTTCCGACTGGTCGTAGCCAACATAGTCGGTCTTGCGGAGCGTGTTCTTCAGCGATTCGATCGGGCCGGTGGTGAACAGCACCGACGTTCCGCCGCCGGTTTCTTCGCCGAATCGTTCCATCGCTTCTTTGTAGCCGGGCCAATCGAACGCGAGTCCCTTTTCGGCCGCGACTTGTTCAAACAGTTCCGGCGGAAAGCCATACGTTTGGTACAACTCGGCCGCCTCGCCGCCGTCGACGATGGTCATGTTATCTTTGCGCATCGAGTTGAAGACCTTCTCGGTGCGCGCCAGGCCGTCATCCAGCCGGTCCAGGAAGTTTTCTTCCTCGGTGCGGATGACGTTGGCGACGCGCTGCGTCGTCTCTTGCAGTTCGGGATAACCGGCCTTCATCATCTCGGCGACTTTGTCGACCAGTTGATAGGCGAACGGCTCGCGCAGTCCCATTTGATGGCCATCCAGCACCGCGCGGCGAAGCAAGCGGCGGATGACGTATTTTTCTTTGTTGGCGCCGGGGTAGACGTTCTCGTGAATCGCAAACGTGCACGCGCGAACGTGATCGGTGATGCGGCGCAGTCGGCGACCATTGTCATCTTCGGGAATGTACTTCACGCCGCAGATCTCGCCGGCCGCTTCGACGATCGGACGTAAGATGTCGATATGATAGTTGGTGGTGACGCCTTGCAGGGTGGCGGCCGTTCGTTCTAGCCCCATCCCGGTGTCGATGTTCTTGCTCGGCAGCGGTTCAAGATTGTTGGGCGGATCGCCGACGCGGTTGAACTGCGTAAAGACGAGGTTCCAGATCTCAACCGGGCTGCTCCCTTTCGGGTGATAATAGATTTCGCTGCAGGGACCGCAGACGCCGTCGGGACCCAGGCTGGGTGCGCTGGCGGGCCAAAAGTTTTCGTCCTCTTCCAAGCGATGTATGCGAGAAGTTGGCAGGCCGATCTTCTCGTGCCAATAATCGGCCGCTTCGTCGTCATCTTTGTAGACGGTGACGGTCAACTGATCGGCAGGCAGGCCGAGCCACTTTTTGTCGGTTAAAAACTCCCACGCCCAGGAGATCGCTTCCGGCTTGAAGTAATCGCCAAAGCTGAAGTTGCCCAGCATCTCGAAGAAGGTGTGGTGATAGGCGGTGCGGCCGACGTTGTCGATATCGCCGGTACGCAAGCACTTTTGACAGGTGGTCGCCCGGGTGAAGTCGAGCTTCACACGCCCCAGAAAGTGGTCCTTGAACTGGTTCATCCCGGCCGGGGTAAACAGCACCGAAGGATCCCAAGTGGGGACCAGCACATCGCTCGCGCGGCGAGAATGCCCCTTGGTTTCGTAGAAGCTGAGGTATTTTTCGCGTAGTTCGTCGGTCTTCATGGCGAAATCGGGCCGGGCCAGTAAGAGTCAAATAGTGCTGTTTAAAGGGGTTATGATAAAGCCTGAGCGGCAAATCGGCTAGGCGTCGCGGTGGTATGCGCCGCCGTAAAGAATAGGACCCAGCCAAACGGAAAAGGTTTGCGGCCAACAAAAAAAGAGGCTTCCGGGTGATGCAAACCGGAAGCCTCTTTGGTCACGGACGTCGGATGGAGCCCGCCGACGCCCAAACGGAGGAAGTCTCGTTACTCAACTCAAGCAGTCTCTGGGGGCTGCGTGAACGGCTGCGGAGATTCAGCCGCACGCAGTGGAGCTTCAGTCGTACTCGATGGAACGAAGGGCTTATAGCTCTTCTTCAGGCTCAAACTCTTCGTCTTCGGCCCCCGGCTTGACCGGCACGGCGTCAAACAGCTTTTCGCCGCCATGGCCGGCCTCAATTAGCACTTTTTGCTTCAGTTCCTCGGTCATTGCGGGGTTTTCCATCAAAAAGGCACGCGCCTTTTCTTTTCCTTGACCCAGCTGGATGTCGCCGTAACGGAACCAAGCCCCGCTGCGAGCGACGATTTTCGCCTCAATGGCCAAGTCAAGGATGTCTCCTTCGTAGCTGATCCCGTTGCTGTGCATCATGTCGAACTCAGCGATCCGGAACGGCGGAGCGACCTTGTTTTTCACGATCTTGCAGCGGACGCGCTGACCGACCACATCTTCGCCATCCTTTAGTTGCCCGATACGGCGAACGTCGACGCGGCACGAGCAGTAGAACTTGAGTGCGCGTCCGCCGGGGGTCGTTTCAGGGCTACCGAACATCACGCCCACTTTTTCGCGGATCTGGTTGATGAAGATCACAATCGTCTTCGATTTGGAGATCACGCCGGTCAATTTACGCATCGCTTGGCTCATCAGCCGAGCCTGCAAACCGACATGGGAGGCGCCGATTTCGCCGTTCAATTCCGCTTTCGGGACGAGTGCGGCGACCGAGTCGACCACGATCACGTCGACCGCGTTCGATTTGACCAGCATCTCGGTAATCTGCAGACCTTCTTCCCCGCTCGAGGGTTGACTGACCAGCAGCGTTTCGAGCTCGACCCCCAGCTTTTTCGCCCAACTTGGATCCAACGCATGTTCGGCGTCGACGAAGGCGGCGATCCCCCCCATCGCTTGGGCCTGAGCGATCACATGCAGGGCCAGCGTTGTTTTACCGCTGGATTCGGGGCCGAAGATCTCGATGACGCGTCCGCGGGGTAGTCCCTTCCCGCCGAGCGCCAGGTCGAGCGAAATCGATCCGGTCGGGATCCCTTCGATCACCGCATGGTTGGATCCCAGGGGCATGATCGCCCCTTCACCAAACGATTTTTCGATTTGTTGAAGCGTCGTTTTTAGAACGGCGTTTCCAGATAGCATGCCGGCGACATCTTTGTGTTCCGCCTTGGGCGACTTGTCGCTACCAGCGTTTTTTTTGCTGCTTTTCGCCGTCTCTTTTTTCGCCATTCGACCGTTCTTCGAAGCAGTTGCGGTGACCATTTTCCGGGCTCCTTTATGGTAAATGTCCTGTCCGCTGGCAAGCATCCCCCGTTTGGCATCAACTAAACGGATGGACAGTGTACGCCTGTGAGGTGTACATGTCAACAGTAACTTGCCGGTGACTAAAGAGAAGTATCGGGGAGCCGTGGGACACGGTTGGTCATGGGCCGACGAGAATCGCGAAACTTTTTTCGCGGTCGAGAGAAAGTCACTCCCTTTTATCGAAGCAAAACGACTTACGTCGAAAAATGGGGGAATGGGAGAGATGGAGTGGCGCCAGATACCGGAACCTGTTCAGGCGAATGTCTTTTTTTACTTCACACGGCTCACAGAGCCGTGGCACACCGGTGTTGTCTACGACGCGATCTCTTCCGCGGTCGTTTCTTCTGCTTCCGCTTCATCCAAATGATGCTGATGGATGCGGGTTTTGCCTTCGTACTGCTCGATCGCCGGCAGCAGCCCGAACAGCCGTTCGTCGATCTGATGGAAGAGACTGATGATGCGGCTCTCGAAGTATTGGGCCAAGATCGCCGCCGGAATCGCGACGACCAGGCCGCCAAGGGTGGTGACCAGCGCGACATAGATTCCTTCGGCCAATTGATTGGCGCGGTTGCCGCCGATTTCTAGTTGGGTCGTTTTGTAAAAGGCCCAGATGATGCCCCAGACCGTACCCAGCAAGCCCATCAGCGGCGTTACGCCGGCGGCCAGCGTCAGCCAACGCACGTTGCTATAGAGACGGTCCGCTTCCCGTTCGCTCGCTTCGTTGACGGCATGCACGACTTCGGCCTGCGGACGGCCGACGCGAGCGAGCATCGATTCGACGATGTTGGCCATCGCCGACGGATATTTTTTGCACAAGCGATACGCGTCGCGCGGTTGGAAGCCATCGGGCGCAAATTGCATTTGTTCGAGTCCGTCGACCAGTTCGGCCGGGATGATCCGTCCCCGGCGCAGCGCGATGGCTCGTTCAAACGCCAGGGTGACCACCAACAGCGACATCAACCCGATCGGGATCATCATCTGACCCCCTTTCAGGATCAGCGCGATCAGGTGCAACTGATTGTCGTCTCCCAGCAGTTTGTCTTCGAGCAATGCGCCTGATTCGTTGGCGACCGGCGCCGGTTCTTCCGCTTCGGCGGCGGCGTCATTCTCTTGCGCCCACGCGGCGACCACGCCTAGTCCAGCGGTCAGCAGGAAGGTGAACAGGAGCAGCGCGACAAAACGCTGGGTCAACGAAAATCGTGTCATGGGAACCTGCGTTTACAGTTTGTTAATCGCTTCGAGACGGTTGGCGGCCAGTTTCGCTTCCGCCGATTGAGGATAGTCGGAGACTACCATGCCGTAATATTTTTTCGCTTCAGAGACGTAGCGAACTTTCGGTGCGCCGATCGCATCACGGATGCGGACTTCGTTGCAACGCCCTAATTCGTAGGCTGCTTTGGCTTGCCATGGTTTCACTTCGTTCAGCGACTTGGCGCCGCCGAAACCAAGGACCACCCGTTTGAATTGCCCTTCGGCCGCTTCGTAGTCTTTCTTCTCAAAATAAAGCTCGCCCAGCATGAACCGCGCTCGTGCGCCTGTTTTTCCAGGCGACAGATCGGCGGCGGCCAAAAATCGCTGGATCGCTTCGTCGGTCTTCTTTTGATTGTAATTGGCCCAGCCCAGTTCGTACTGGGCTTCGGCCGCGACCGGCGAATCGGGCGATTGGGTCAACAATTCGTTCATCCAGCGGATTGATTCGTCCCACTTTTTCAGTTGGGCGGCCGATTGACCGGCGTGCAGTCGCCAGAGGTCGCGCATGTCATTGCTCGACAGGCGATCCGCTTTGACTTGCCCGTAAGCGGACAAAGCGTCGGCAAACTGATCCTTTTTGTAGAGACACTCTCCCCGCATGAAACTGGCGTCCGCCGCGAGGGGCCCATCCGGATATTTGCTGGTTTGAACCGCAAACGCATCGGACGCCGCGGCGTAATCCCCTTGCTGATACTGGGCCCAGCCCAGTTTGTAGGCCGACTTTTCGCCAACATCATCCGCTTGGGCGGCCGCGAGAGCCGCCGCGTACGCCTTTTGGGCGGCGGCGTAGTCTTGGCGATTGTAGGCCGCTTCGCCGACGTGATAGTTGGCTTCGGCCGCGAGCGGGCTTTTCGGATGGGTCGCCGCCAAGCTGGCGAACGCGGCGGTCGCTTTCTCCGGATCGCCGGAGGCTTTCAGCGACCAGGCTAGTTCGTAAAGAACTTTGTCATCGTTCTGGTATTTCGGAAATTCTTTCTTCAACGCCGCGAACTGCGCGGCGGCGCCAGCTTGATCGTTGGCGCCAACCAGGCACAGCCCTTTCAGATATAACGCGTCGGCTTTGTCCGCCGCTTGCGGCGACTTTTTCAAGTAGGCGTCAACGTCTGACACGGCGCCGGCAAAGTCGCCGGCCTGTCGTCGCGCGACGGCGCGGGCATGCAACGCCTGCAGCGCGAGTTGGTGGTCGTCATGTTGGGTGAGCAGTTGCGAGAGGGCTTCGTCCGCTTCTTTCCCCTGCTGCTGTTGAATGTGGGACCAGCCAAGTCCGTACAGTGCGTGCGGCGCGAGTGAGGAGCTTGCAAACTTGTTGATCAACGTTTGGTATTGCGCCGCCGCGTTGGGGAAGTCGGTCGCGGCGTAATAGTACTCACCCAGTCGATAAGCGGCATGGTCGGCCAGCGGCGAATTGGGAAGCTGTTTCTGCATCTTTCTGACGGTGGCGATCGCCGCTGTGTGGTCGCCTTGCTCGTGTTGAGCGCGAGAAAGGAGCAGCAGCGTTTCGTCAGCTTGACGCCAGTCGGCTTGGGCGGCCAGCGAAGCGCTGAGACTTTGCTGAGCGGCCGGAAACTGATCGAGCGCAAACTGGCTGGAACCGAGCAAAAAGAAGGCTTCCGCTTGCAGCGCGGGATCGGTCATCTTGTCGGCGATCGGCGCGAGCAACGCGATTTCGTCTTGATGCTTGTTTTGCAGCAACAGCGCCAGCGCCAGACGCATTCGCCACTTCGACAGTTCGGGACGTTTCTCGCCGGCGGCGATCAGTTCGCGAAACATCTTTTCGGCGTCGGCGTATTTCTTTTCCTGCAGCGCGCCTTCCGCGGCGACATACTTCGCGTCGAGCAGCAACTCGTGCTGAGGGAATTGCTCGACAAAGGTTTTCGCCAAGCGGGCCGCCGCGGCGTGATCTGCCGTTTCGAGTGCGGCGAACGCGCCGTTGTACAGCGCTTGCGGCGCTTGGGGATCTTTCGGATGCTGCGTGACGATCTGCTGGTAAAGCCGGACCGATTCGCCGCGACGTTTCGGTTGGTCGTACAGCGCATCGGCCTGATCGATCAACAGCGGAACCAGTTGCTGGCTCTCTTGGGCGGCGGCAATTTTCGCGGCGGCCAGCTTCTCGGCGTCTTGCGGTTTGCCGGTCTTCAGATAAACGCGGCAAAGCCAATGGGCCGCTTCCAGTCCGGTATCGCCGCCAAGTTTCGCTGCGGCGTCGAGCCACTTGGCCGCTTCGGTCCAGTTGCCGGCGCGATAGTAGCAGCGGCCGGCCAACATCATCGCTTCGTCATGATATTTCGACTTCGGATAGTCGGCGGCAAGTTGGGCGTAGATCGCGCCGGCTTCGGCCAGCTTCTCTTGCTTCAAACGCGCATAAGCCAAGCGATAGAGAGCATGATCGATCAGCGGAAACTTGGAATCGGCGGTGACCGCCGTCAGCATCTGTTCCGCTTTGGCGTAGTCGTTTTGGTTCAGGACTGTTTCAGCCTGACGCATCCGAACTTCGGCCGCCAAATCATGGTCAGGAAAGGCGGAGAGAAACTTGCTATAAACGTCGCCCGCTTCGGCTGGCTTGTTCAGCTCTTCCAGGGTTACCCCCCAAGCGTAGGCGCCATCGGCGCGATAGGGACTTTGCGTAAACTGTTCGACCAGCGCCTTGTAGGGGCCGAGCGAACGATCTTTTTGGTCGCTGAGATAAAAGGACTCGCCGGCGAAGTAGAGGGCCTGATCGGCGTTCTTCCCTTTGGGGTATTCTTTGTACAGC
The nucleotide sequence above comes from Blastopirellula sp. J2-11. Encoded proteins:
- a CDS encoding tetratricopeptide repeat protein, with protein sequence MSIRNLTLPIAGSLLLILLSACIVWGQETPPAAAIIYSDAVAFQKAEEYGLAAEEWSKFLTRYADDPLTEKARNNLAVCQLKLDKYADAAANFYAILKNNPKSELREDALLNLGSTYYSWAKSGKPKMFDSAAKTFEQLYKEYPKGKNADQALYFAGESFYLSDQKDRSLGPYKALVEQFTQSPYRADGAYAWGVTLEELNKPAEAGDVYSKFLSAFPDHDLAAEVRMRQAETVLNQNDYAKAEQMLTAVTADSKFPLIDHALYRLAYARLKQEKLAEAGAIYAQLAADYPKSKYHDEAMMLAGRCYYRAGNWTEAAKWLDAAAKLGGDTGLEAAHWLCRVYLKTGKPQDAEKLAAAKIAAAQESQQLVPLLIDQADALYDQPKRRGESVRLYQQIVTQHPKDPQAPQALYNGAFAALETADHAAAARLAKTFVEQFPQHELLLDAKYVAAEGALQEKKYADAEKMFRELIAAGEKRPELSKWRMRLALALLLQNKHQDEIALLAPIADKMTDPALQAEAFFLLGSSQFALDQFPAAQQSLSASLAAQADWRQADETLLLLSRAQHEQGDHTAAIATVRKMQKQLPNSPLADHAAYRLGEYYYAATDFPNAAAQYQTLINKFASSSLAPHALYGLGWSHIQQQQGKEADEALSQLLTQHDDHQLALQALHARAVARRQAGDFAGAVSDVDAYLKKSPQAADKADALYLKGLCLVGANDQAGAAAQFAALKKEFPKYQNDDKVLYELAWSLKASGDPEKATAAFASLAATHPKSPLAAEANYHVGEAAYNRQDYAAAQKAYAAALAAAQADDVGEKSAYKLGWAQYQQGDYAAASDAFAVQTSKYPDGPLAADASFMRGECLYKKDQFADALSAYGQVKADRLSSNDMRDLWRLHAGQSAAQLKKWDESIRWMNELLTQSPDSPVAAEAQYELGWANYNQKKTDEAIQRFLAAADLSPGKTGARARFMLGELYFEKKDYEAAEGQFKRVVLGFGGAKSLNEVKPWQAKAAYELGRCNEVRIRDAIGAPKVRYVSEAKKYYGMVVSDYPQSAEAKLAANRLEAINKL